The sequence below is a genomic window from Tenacibaculum tangerinum.
CAACGAGAAATAGCGCTATTATAACAACGCTATGGTAACTACCAATCCTTCATTAGAGCGAACATTAAATACCGTTTCGTCTTCAAAAATTAAATATTGCCCTTTTATTCCTACTAATTTTCCTGTATACGTTTCTTCTTTTTCTAAGTTTAAACTTTTAGGTTTTTTAGGATATTTTTCAACAGGAAACTGAATGTTTGTTTCGGTATTGTTTGCGATATAGTATTCTTTAGCTTCATCAGGAATAAACGCTTGTAGTTTCTCTCTCCACTCGACTAAGTTTTCATCTTTCATATCATTCTTCAGCATAGTCCTCCAGTTCGTTTTATCGGCAACGTGCTCTTTTAAAGCAACTTCTGTTATTCCTGCTAAATAACGATTGGGTACTTCTACAATTTCAATCGCTTCATGTGCTCCTTGATCTATCCAACGAGTAGGTACTTGCTGCTTTCTAGTAACCCCCACTTTTACATTACTCGAATTGGCTAAATATACAATATGCGGCTGTAGCTGCACTTTTTTCTCATAATCTAGATCTCTATCTTCCTCTCCTAAATGCGCTTTACTCAATTCAGGGCGCATAATCCAATCGCCTGCTGTAGGTGTTTCAAAAAAGCACTCTTTGCAAAAACCTTGACGGTAAATTTTCTTTTCTAAATGGCAGTGTAAACACTCATACGTAACAAAACTAAGGGTCAGTTCTTTATTCAATAATTGGTTCATATTTAAAAAATCTTCCCCCATATCTAAATAATACTGAACTGTACTTAAATTCTCCGTAGGCATTTTTTTTAAAACTCCTTGGTATTGCATGTCTTAAATTTTGTTACTTTTAGCTTCACAAAATTACAGTAAAAAAATTGAATTAATAGTTATTCTATGTCGTTTCCATTTATAAATTCAATCATTTCTTGGTTCTTGAAAAAGCGCAAGCATCAGGTAGAGTTATTTTTAAAGTACCCTATTGATGTGCAAAAAGAGTTATTGCAAAAACTTATAAATTTTGCTAAAAACACCGAATTTGGTAAACAACATCATTTTTCTTCTATTAAAAACTATACCGATTTTGCTAAGAATGTTCCTATTCAACAATACGAAAGTATTGAACCACTTATTGAACGTTGTAGAAAAGGAGAGCAGAATTTATTTTGGCCTACTCCCATACGTTGGTTTGCAAAATCTAGTGGTACCACCAATTCTAAAAGCAAGTTCATTCCTGTAAGCGATGAAGCTATTGAGTATTGCCACTTTAAAGCAGGAA
It includes:
- a CDS encoding DUF2797 domain-containing protein gives rise to the protein MQYQGVLKKMPTENLSTVQYYLDMGEDFLNMNQLLNKELTLSFVTYECLHCHLEKKIYRQGFCKECFFETPTAGDWIMRPELSKAHLGEEDRDLDYEKKVQLQPHIVYLANSSNVKVGVTRKQQVPTRWIDQGAHEAIEIVEVPNRYLAGITEVALKEHVADKTNWRTMLKNDMKDENLVEWREKLQAFIPDEAKEYYIANNTETNIQFPVEKYPKKPKSLNLEKEETYTGKLVGIKGQYLIFEDETVFNVRSNEGLVVTIALL